In Terriglobia bacterium, the following proteins share a genomic window:
- a CDS encoding slipin family protein, which translates to MVEFVAVLAVAVVTLALAIRLFPFKRMIVYEYQKALKYYKGRCTGTLGPGSYWFFPRSTSIVPVDMRPEFVTIQGQDVLSSDGVTLKISLAAEFEVADANLAVNKNANYRTSLYLTLQLALREIVGKEKIEAVLENRNGIGAQLMELTSGKASDYGLKLIKADVKDIMFSGDMKNAFSQVVKAQKEGQAALERARGETAALRSLANAARTMDDNPNLLQLRALQTISESSGNTLVLGVPDQFSVPRRSEKRGGAQGKKEE; encoded by the coding sequence ATGGTCGAATTTGTGGCAGTTCTGGCGGTGGCGGTCGTAACGCTGGCCCTGGCGATCAGGCTGTTTCCCTTCAAACGCATGATTGTTTACGAGTATCAGAAAGCGTTGAAATACTACAAAGGACGCTGTACCGGCACTTTGGGTCCAGGAAGCTATTGGTTCTTTCCCCGCTCCACCTCCATCGTGCCCGTCGACATGCGGCCGGAATTCGTGACGATCCAGGGGCAGGACGTTTTGAGCTCCGACGGGGTTACGCTGAAGATCAGCCTGGCTGCCGAGTTTGAGGTTGCAGACGCCAACCTGGCTGTCAACAAGAATGCGAACTATCGCACCAGCCTGTACCTGACGCTGCAACTGGCGTTGCGCGAAATCGTCGGCAAGGAAAAAATTGAGGCGGTGCTGGAAAACCGCAACGGGATTGGCGCTCAACTGATGGAGCTGACCTCAGGCAAAGCCTCAGACTACGGATTGAAGCTGATCAAGGCCGATGTGAAAGACATTATGTTCTCCGGTGATATGAAAAACGCGTTCTCTCAAGTAGTAAAAGCCCAGAAGGAAGGTCAAGCAGCGCTGGAGCGTGCGCGAGGAGAAACCGCCGCCCTGCGCAGCCTGGCAAATGCTGCCCGGACCATGGACGACAATCCAAATCTTCTTCAACTCCGCGCGCTCCAGACAATCTCTGAGTCTTCCGGCAATACGCTAGTGTTGGGCGTTCCTGATCAGTTTTCGGTCCCCAGACGTTCTGAGAAACGCGGGGGCGCTCAGGGCAAGAAGGAAGAATAA
- a CDS encoding DUF5666 domain-containing protein, whose translation MKRVLALTAVALVFAMSLVGCGSSNPAVNATNASIFTGDAVNPAILKFELTISAVTLTGTSPTPTTGNLLSKPAEVEFVHQAGTFEPLALINIPAGTYSGATLTVGNPELVVVNGTTPASVPVTLSGSTVTVSFSPAVTVTATSNSQINFDLDLASSVTLNGSPTITSATVAPKFNVTTSTVNASGNEDSDSGEIDDVHGNVTNITAPNFTVQTKEATLTFATDTSTQFKDGITQLSDMKVGDIVEVDGKTKADGTKLATKVERESTSSGDEAEGVISAVTGAPATAITIAHQVSASTPAAPPVTVDITINASTVFSVRADKLSVSAPAFDASHIGKGQRIEADAAAAGSPLVATKLKLREQGIVGTVAASPAPTASAFTLTIDPASAFGKLSGATSVAVTIPSGGNVKVTPTAGATVLVRGLVFVNGATYTMIGTREDNN comes from the coding sequence ATGAAGCGGGTTCTTGCTCTAACTGCTGTAGCTTTAGTGTTTGCTATGTCCTTGGTTGGCTGCGGAAGCAGCAACCCTGCCGTAAATGCGACCAACGCATCCATCTTCACGGGGGACGCAGTCAATCCGGCGATCCTCAAGTTTGAACTGACGATCAGCGCCGTCACACTGACAGGCACATCGCCCACCCCGACGACCGGTAATCTTCTGAGCAAGCCGGCGGAGGTTGAATTCGTGCACCAAGCCGGCACCTTCGAGCCTCTGGCTCTGATCAACATTCCTGCCGGAACATATTCTGGCGCTACCCTGACGGTTGGCAACCCTGAGTTGGTGGTCGTAAACGGCACAACGCCGGCCAGCGTCCCGGTCACGCTTTCGGGCAGCACGGTTACCGTGAGCTTCAGCCCGGCCGTCACGGTCACCGCCACCAGCAACTCGCAGATCAACTTCGATCTCGACCTGGCGTCTTCGGTCACGCTCAACGGCAGCCCGACGATCACTTCGGCGACGGTCGCCCCTAAATTCAACGTGACCACGTCCACGGTGAACGCCTCTGGCAATGAAGACAGCGACAGCGGAGAAATCGACGATGTGCACGGCAACGTCACGAACATTACCGCTCCGAACTTTACCGTCCAGACCAAAGAAGCAACTCTCACGTTCGCCACTGACACCAGCACCCAATTCAAAGACGGCATTACCCAGCTTTCTGACATGAAGGTGGGCGACATCGTGGAAGTGGACGGCAAGACCAAGGCTGACGGCACCAAGCTGGCGACCAAGGTCGAGAGGGAAAGCACATCGTCCGGCGATGAAGCTGAAGGCGTGATCAGCGCGGTGACCGGCGCTCCGGCTACGGCCATTACCATTGCGCACCAGGTCAGCGCCTCGACTCCAGCTGCGCCTCCTGTGACTGTGGACATCACGATCAACGCTTCCACGGTGTTCAGCGTGCGCGCCGACAAACTCAGCGTGAGCGCTCCGGCGTTTGACGCTTCGCACATCGGCAAAGGCCAGCGCATTGAAGCTGACGCCGCCGCTGCCGGCTCGCCGCTGGTGGCCACCAAACTGAAACTGCGCGAGCAGGGTATTGTAGGGACGGTAGCAGCATCGCCGGCCCCGACCGCCAGTGCGTTCACCTTGACCATCGATCCGGCCTCGGCGTTCGGCAAGCTGAGTGGGGCGACCTCAGTGGCCGTGACTATCCCGAGTGGCGGAAACGTGAAAGTAACGCCCACGGCCGGCGCCACCGTACTGGTACGCGGTCTGGTGTTCGTCAACGGCGCTACCTACACGATGATCGGTACTCGCGAAGACAACAATTAA
- a CDS encoding cytochrome c biogenesis protein, giving the protein MPLFWLRVALSLYTVGLIYALASFWGGRQVLTRITMPAVGLGMTFHFVALIENAMGTGAWTPASMHELESMLAFLLMVFFFVVYARYRATAPGLPVFPLVFLLTASAALGSNTVSSPNPLFVSRQWIFIHVGLIFIGYSALLFSFIASILYLIQERSLKAIKTKATTNSFWTKLPALAVIDEIGYKCLIWGFPFMTLGLIAGAILGESKQGAAYFYDVKIVISIVTWVLYVMVLYTRWSAGWRGRRAAYLATFAFATAVLAWAANNLSHTHKFIAK; this is encoded by the coding sequence ATGCCCTTATTCTGGTTACGAGTCGCGCTGTCGCTCTACACCGTAGGCCTGATCTACGCTTTGGCGTCATTCTGGGGCGGACGCCAGGTGCTCACTCGCATCACCATGCCCGCGGTGGGCTTGGGCATGACCTTCCATTTTGTCGCGCTGATTGAAAACGCCATGGGGACAGGCGCCTGGACGCCGGCTTCCATGCACGAACTGGAGTCCATGCTGGCGTTTCTCTTGATGGTTTTTTTCTTTGTGGTTTACGCCCGATACCGGGCCACCGCTCCCGGCCTGCCGGTTTTCCCGCTGGTGTTCCTGCTGACCGCTTCGGCGGCGCTGGGATCAAACACTGTGTCGTCGCCCAACCCGTTGTTTGTCAGCAGGCAGTGGATTTTCATCCACGTTGGCCTGATCTTTATCGGATACTCGGCGCTCCTGTTCAGTTTCATTGCCAGCATCCTGTACTTGATCCAGGAGCGATCTCTCAAGGCAATCAAGACCAAAGCAACCACCAACAGCTTCTGGACCAAGTTGCCCGCGCTGGCGGTGATTGATGAGATCGGCTACAAGTGCCTGATCTGGGGATTTCCTTTTATGACCCTGGGGCTGATCGCCGGCGCCATTCTGGGCGAATCCAAGCAGGGAGCAGCCTACTTTTACGACGTGAAGATCGTGATCTCCATCGTCACCTGGGTGCTGTATGTGATGGTGTTGTACACGCGCTGGAGCGCCGGCTGGCGGGGACGCCGCGCCGCCTACCTGGCGACGTTTGCTTTTGCCACCGCGGTCCTGGCTTGGGCCGCCAACAATTTGAGCCATACGCACAAGTTTATTGCCAAATGA
- the hemA gene encoding glutamyl-tRNA reductase — MKFHLIGVNHLSAPLEMRERLAVPETRLPEAIGALVKQPGVDEGMVISTCNRVELIASTQSHADLRGFLHSYFGVSGDAIGSNLYEFREREAVRHVFRVASSLDSMVVGEAQILGQVKEAYTVARGLGAVHSKLEALLSRAFAVAKKVRSETSIGSSSVSVASVAVQLAERIFGSLQGKTVYLVGAGKMAELAARHLISHGAARIIISNRTYARAEELAEEFNGQAIPFERLYDTAGQADIILTSTGAADPLFRREHGEALLKGRRNRPMFFIDIAVPRNVAAEVNELDGIFVYDVDDLQSVASTNSAERKKEAERAEKIVETEVDRFAARMKSLHFVPTILSLQEYCETIRQAEVDRIRGRLGGISPDQEAAIDAMTRGIINKLLHTPITTLKSSAAHPEAETIHEMIRRIFNLDSGQNNGKPKG, encoded by the coding sequence ATGAAATTCCACCTCATCGGCGTAAATCACTTGAGCGCACCGCTGGAGATGCGCGAGCGGCTGGCTGTCCCGGAGACCCGGCTGCCGGAGGCGATTGGCGCCCTGGTGAAACAGCCCGGCGTGGACGAAGGCATGGTGATCTCCACTTGCAATCGCGTGGAACTGATCGCCAGCACGCAGTCGCACGCCGACTTGCGCGGATTCTTGCACAGCTACTTCGGCGTGAGCGGGGACGCCATCGGCTCAAATCTTTATGAATTCCGCGAGCGTGAAGCCGTGCGCCACGTTTTCCGCGTGGCTTCCAGCCTGGATTCCATGGTGGTGGGCGAAGCGCAGATCCTGGGCCAGGTGAAAGAGGCTTACACCGTTGCCCGCGGACTGGGAGCGGTCCACTCCAAGCTGGAGGCTCTGCTGTCCCGCGCGTTTGCCGTCGCCAAGAAGGTCCGCTCAGAGACTTCCATCGGCAGCTCCAGCGTTTCCGTTGCGTCCGTGGCGGTGCAACTGGCGGAACGGATCTTTGGATCGCTGCAAGGCAAGACGGTATATCTGGTGGGCGCCGGTAAAATGGCGGAACTCGCCGCTCGCCACCTGATCAGCCACGGGGCCGCGCGCATCATCATCAGCAATCGCACCTACGCGCGCGCTGAGGAACTTGCCGAAGAGTTCAACGGCCAGGCCATTCCTTTTGAGCGTCTCTACGACACCGCCGGCCAGGCTGACATTATTCTCACCTCCACCGGAGCGGCTGATCCGCTGTTTCGCCGCGAGCACGGCGAAGCTCTGCTGAAAGGCCGGCGCAATCGTCCCATGTTCTTCATTGATATCGCTGTCCCCCGCAACGTGGCCGCGGAAGTCAACGAACTCGACGGTATCTTTGTGTATGACGTGGACGACCTGCAGTCGGTGGCCAGCACCAACAGCGCGGAGCGTAAAAAAGAAGCTGAGCGGGCGGAGAAGATCGTTGAAACCGAAGTGGACCGTTTTGCCGCGCGCATGAAGTCTCTGCATTTCGTCCCCACGATTCTTTCCCTGCAGGAATATTGTGAAACCATTCGTCAAGCTGAGGTTGATAGGATTCGTGGCCGCCTCGGCGGGATTTCTCCCGACCAGGAAGCCGCCATTGACGCCATGACCCGCGGCATCATCAACAAACTGCTGCACACGCCCATTACCACGCTGAAGTCGTCGGCTGCCCATCCGGAGGCTGAGACCATCCATGAAATGATTCGCCGCATCTTTAACTTGGACAGCGGCCAAAACAACGGAAAGCCCAAAGGCTAA
- the hemC gene encoding hydroxymethylbilane synthase codes for MANLRIGSRGSQLALWQANHVAGLLRAQGHAVEIEIIKTTGDKILDVALAKVGTKGMFTKEIEEALAAKRVDLAVHSLKDVPTELDPQFTLAAIMKREDPRDAFISVKYAALGDLPQGAKVGTSSLRRQCQLKSLRPDLEIFPLRGNVDTRLRKLESGEYDAIILAAAGVHRLGLDKHVRSRIPAETMCSAVGQGALAIESRAGDRETLAHLAFLNHAETRAAIECERAVLGAMGGGCQVPIGAFAEMRDGSLHLQAMVGRPDGSEILRESATGHDPVQLGRETAQKLLQRGGDKILKDVYQMGVAVPSQP; via the coding sequence ATGGCCAACCTTCGCATCGGCTCGCGCGGTTCCCAACTGGCGCTCTGGCAGGCCAATCACGTGGCCGGGCTGCTGCGCGCCCAGGGCCACGCCGTGGAAATTGAAATCATCAAGACCACGGGCGACAAAATCCTGGACGTGGCGCTGGCCAAGGTTGGCACCAAGGGCATGTTCACCAAAGAAATTGAAGAAGCCCTGGCGGCGAAGCGCGTTGACTTGGCGGTGCACAGTTTGAAGGACGTACCCACCGAGCTTGATCCGCAGTTTACCCTGGCCGCCATCATGAAGCGCGAAGACCCGCGCGACGCCTTCATCTCCGTGAAGTATGCGGCGCTGGGCGATCTGCCGCAGGGCGCCAAAGTCGGCACCAGCAGCTTGCGTCGGCAATGCCAGTTGAAGTCCTTGCGGCCTGATCTGGAAATCTTTCCCTTGCGCGGCAACGTGGATACGCGCCTGCGCAAACTGGAGTCGGGCGAATATGACGCCATCATCCTGGCCGCCGCCGGAGTCCACCGCTTAGGTTTGGACAAGCACGTGCGCTCGCGCATTCCCGCTGAGACCATGTGCTCAGCGGTGGGCCAGGGCGCTCTGGCGATTGAATCGCGTGCCGGCGACCGCGAGACGCTGGCGCATCTGGCTTTCCTGAATCATGCCGAAACCCGCGCGGCCATCGAATGCGAGCGCGCTGTGCTGGGCGCGATGGGCGGCGGTTGCCAGGTCCCTATCGGCGCTTTCGCCGAAATGCGCGATGGCAGTTTGCATTTGCAGGCGATGGTTGGGCGGCCGGACGGAAGCGAAATCCTGCGCGAATCCGCCACGGGCCATGATCCCGTGCAACTTGGGCGCGAAACTGCGCAAAAGCTCTTGCAGCGAGGCGGCGACAAGATTCTCAAGGACGTCTATCAAATGGGAGTCGCGGTCCCGAGCCAGCCATGA